The window AGCCACCCACGTCTGGACCGACGATGCGTACGTCGAGGGAACCGTCTCGCCGGTGAGCGCGAAGGTGGCCGGCCATGTCACCGAGCTTCTCGTGAACGACAACCAGCCCGTCAGGAAGGGTGATCTCCTCCTCCGCATCGACCCGAATGACTACCTCGCCAAGCGCGACCAGGCCCGTGCCGCGGTTGCCATGGCCGAGGCGAGCCTGCGCGCGGCGCGGTCGGAGGTGCCGCTGACGCACGAGACCACGCGGGCACAGATCGACCAGGCCCGTGCAGGGGTCGAGGTCGCCGTCGTGGCGGTCCAATCGAGCGAGTCCGCCGTCCAGGAGGCGCGGGCGCGGCTCGACGCCAAGCGCGCGGCGGCGGAGGCCGCGCGGGCCGAGCTGAGCGGGGCTCGGAGCGCCTATCGGAAGGCCAGCCGGGAGCTCGAGCGGATGCGACGCCTGCTGAAAGACGGGTACGTCTCCCAGCGCGAGTTCGATCAGGCCGAAGAGGCCTTCGAGACCACAGGGGCGACGACCGAGGCGGGCCAGCGCCGGCTCGCCCAGAGCGAGAAGGAGGTCCAGCAGGCGGAGGCCGAGCTGACCGCCCGCACGCTCGGCGTCGAGCAGGCGCGCCAGCGGGTCTCCGAGGCCCGGGCCGCGCTGGCACGGGCGGAGGGCCAGCGCCATCAGGTGGCCGTCAAGGAGGCTGAGGCCGGGCGAGCGGAGGCGCGGCTGAAAGAGGCTCATGCCGATCTCGCCTACGCCGAGCTGCAGCTCCCCCACACGGAGGTCCGCGCCCCGGTGGGCGGGATCGTGTCCAGGCGGAACGTGGAGGTGGGGCAGCTCGTCCAGATGGGCCAGCCCCTGATGGCGATCGTCCCGCTCCACGACGTCTGGGTCGTCGCCAACTTCAAAGAGACTCAGCTCGCGCGGCTCCGGCCGGGGATGAAAGCCCAGATCAGGGTGGACAGCTTTCCCGGCCAGACGTTCATCGGCGCCGTCGAGTCGATCAGCGCCGGAACCGGCTCGCGCTTTTCCCTCCTCCCGCCCGAGAACGCGACGGGGAACTGGGTCAAGGTGGTGCAGCGGGTCCCGGTGAAGATCCACCTGGACTCCAAGGAGGACAGCAACCCCCACACGCTTCGCGCGGGGATGTCTGCGGTCGTCACCATCCGAGTAAGATAGATGCCCGACGCGCCCCTCCCGGCATCCCGGAAGTGGGCCATCACGTTTTCCGTCATGCTGGTGACGGTGATGCAGATCCTGGACACCAGCGTGGTCAACGTGGCCCTGCCGCACATGCAGGGCTCCCTCTCGGCCAGCGTAGAGGAGGTCGCCTGGGTCCTCTCCTCCTATCTGGCGGCGAATGCCATCATCATCCCCGCCACGGGCTGGCTGGCCGGGCTTCTCGGACGCAAGCGTTTCTTCCTGATCTGCACGACCCTGTTCACCGTCAGCTCGTTCCTCTCGGGGATCGCCCCGAACCTCACGTTCCTGGTGCTGGCGCGGATCTTCCAGGGGGTCGGCGGAGGCCCCCTGATCCCGCTCTCCCAGACCATCATGTGGGAGATCTTCCCCCTCCGACAGCGCGGCACCGCGATGGCGGTGTGGGGGGTTGGGGTGATGATGGGTCCCATCCTGGGACCGACGCTCGGAGGATGGATCGCGGACAACTGGTCCTGGCGCTGGATCTTCTATATCAACCTTCCGATCGGGCTCCTGGGCTTTTTCATGGCCAGCGTGTTTCTGTTCGATCCCCCGTACCTCAAGAAGCCAGGGCGGGTGGATGCCCTCGGGCTCGTGCTGATGGTGATCGGCTTCGGCTGCCTCCAGCTCGTTCTCGATCGTGGAGAACGGGAAGACTGGTTCGACTCTAACTGGATCGTGAGCCTGGCCGTGATTGCGGGCTCTGCGCTCGTCGGGTTCCTGATCCGGGAGTTGACGGCGCGGGAGCCGATCCTGAATCTCTCCGTCTTCCGAGACCGGAACTTCGCCGCCGGGACCTGCTTCATCGCGCTGGTCGGGCTGGGCCTCTACTCCAGCATGGCGCTGGTGGCGCTCTATTCCCAGAAGCTCCTGGGGTACGACGCCTGGACCTCGGGCACCGTGCTCGCGCCGAGCGGCTTCGCCAACATGATCTCGCTGATCGTGGCGGGACAGCTTGTGGCCCGCATGGACCAGCGGATTCTGTTGGCCCTCGGGTGTGTCCTGAACGCTGTCGGGCTCTACTTCATGTCGCACCTGACCCTCGGCGTCGACTACTGGCACCTCATGTGGCCGCGCTTTCTTCAAGGGCTCGGCCTCGGGTTCATTTTCGTGCCGCTGACGACGCTCGCCCTGGCGACCATGCCCAGGGACAAGCTCGGCAATGCGACGGCGGCGTACAACGTATTCCGCAACCTGGGAGGGAGCGCCGGGGTCGCACTGGCGACCACCCTCCTGGCTCGCCGAAGCCAGTTCCATCAGGCGAGCCTGGTCAG is drawn from Candidatus Rokuibacteriota bacterium and contains these coding sequences:
- a CDS encoding DHA2 family efflux MFS transporter permease subunit produces the protein MPDAPLPASRKWAITFSVMLVTVMQILDTSVVNVALPHMQGSLSASVEEVAWVLSSYLAANAIIIPATGWLAGLLGRKRFFLICTTLFTVSSFLSGIAPNLTFLVLARIFQGVGGGPLIPLSQTIMWEIFPLRQRGTAMAVWGVGVMMGPILGPTLGGWIADNWSWRWIFYINLPIGLLGFFMASVFLFDPPYLKKPGRVDALGLVLMVIGFGCLQLVLDRGEREDWFDSNWIVSLAVIAGSALVGFLIRELTAREPILNLSVFRDRNFAAGTCFIALVGLGLYSSMALVALYSQKLLGYDAWTSGTVLAPSGFANMISLIVAGQLVARMDQRILLALGCVLNAVGLYFMSHLTLGVDYWHLMWPRFLQGLGLGFIFVPLTTLALATMPRDKLGNATAAYNVFRNLGGSAGVALATTLLARRSQFHQASLVSHVDVWDPETAARLSQWTQHFLSHGADTFTAQRRALAMIYRDTVEQAQVLAYSDDFRLLSLLFALGLLLIPLMRRVRVEAAEASAREPSGRVEGLPEPVE
- a CDS encoding HlyD family secretion protein codes for the protein MRRKFFIGLAVLVGLAAVGYGLHAWNFSATHVWTDDAYVEGTVSPVSAKVAGHVTELLVNDNQPVRKGDLLLRIDPNDYLAKRDQARAAVAMAEASLRAARSEVPLTHETTRAQIDQARAGVEVAVVAVQSSESAVQEARARLDAKRAAAEAARAELSGARSAYRKASRELERMRRLLKDGYVSQREFDQAEEAFETTGATTEAGQRRLAQSEKEVQQAEAELTARTLGVEQARQRVSEARAALARAEGQRHQVAVKEAEAGRAEARLKEAHADLAYAELQLPHTEVRAPVGGIVSRRNVEVGQLVQMGQPLMAIVPLHDVWVVANFKETQLARLRPGMKAQIRVDSFPGQTFIGAVESISAGTGSRFSLLPPENATGNWVKVVQRVPVKIHLDSKEDSNPHTLRAGMSAVVTIRVR